One genomic segment of Osmia bicornis bicornis chromosome 16, iOsmBic2.1, whole genome shotgun sequence includes these proteins:
- the LOC114880048 gene encoding uncharacterized protein LOC114880048: MLKLLLFLMLINAIEYHAYTQENYVLNAALKRTSNVFKKLKLNEGSEDLNENVILRINQTVVEHVRNTSKIILSRRKRELSEDFNKGINTLNGFKDFIQLNFRNVRDVNIFSLKNGYEVIWFAAILDGFGVSLLQINKDSLFHVTAYPVTNGTRLIVNECNYGTLLIIQNQDNSIHVLRLSKVNDKYYLQLIQDLESNDISHLTIWNGMNQLHLAISSQSSTSIFTWFGDYFDLVQVINLNIKKLVPFQNKGFMYLAATGSVTLIFKHFLKSDEFLVIQKLPASKDVSFFQLKEGHFTDNYLSLSTESSVVIYKDIHDRFVPFQQIPSGKPTVPIVSNKAILFFTLQKDTVLTYQYNGWRFIELDVKLHGVHRLQKVNLYGKQLLLMKYKNDTWALKQLIWTKRKIYKDIQEEIKAWNIKAKNIAQRKLNEITNLNNSVQILNGHIDQLFVHNVNQHNSKALKNVSVQYNKVSSKLQEQSSVINNMWHSGNVTVTSLRAKKVQIRCKTTCRINKVNIKGNTDLLLKLKVLPNKNEVSSFKTLKVKEIKNWKCPIFNLLIDNIVVSKSINGMLLENLHKNTLKITGNQTILGRHSFISINVTNTVMPLNIASYFAKKEIQAKKVKVKELTLTEGGILLPLNGSSTVITGSISASRITVKDKIRLQGSVTGSWAKKYSPIKYIPDSISIYHDVNIENARIENLQSTDLINNKTGSVKDILSNAITLHENVPVSLVFSSQKTKWNNITIHGPQNWVTANSQNVITGKKHMLHNVEITKFSYENLRFPRIETALCGASIIVPEIKATVLTVNNVTVKSLTSPHVFGNLADKSGFIFKPLNSSAKRYYYYYNVKAKNIFTSHTSNINLTSKALERFTNSWVEPNILKSSIEATDLTINVLQSPMKFYPKWSRVIRNVVSKKNIYVGNINKINFTDFLVKAIKLEDIISLRNVTFNNGFTTNHIHISYPLLPLIPTDKDLNLHKKRISGNIEANVINLPYVFGLEKNPTSANIIIKGSATFPTEPNIHNINKNNLKDLFMRTWIITTATTFIGKNLHVTDVVLKRNITINNSTNILYREAWKNISERVLSKTKVQTIIVDASLNTVETSSIAGSNTSTIVSSVSDFNYMFNNSLMKGRAQDVKAKWTFDKLIILGKMNARKKINNMNLKRDVMRYDAKRNIVTGKKTVLILTTKNLNGLNFAEWADSALIPKENRVIIKGQKHFLTAAFNDITLSGTIMGHSVDEALLQFTNQTIHGQKIIHGSIRVSRIFIDGLVNDVNLTSLIDHQLKKQSSLQKIETTIELQKKLIITGNLIVNDTYGGANMKNFEKSYSYIPFITDKSNNYSKIAETINLALRNHANYINKLEIVKNITSISRQGTIMQREQCKVRNFSKYCVSEHIENIVFRSSTKNSILIKSIFLEETEFVVWIKFHFVSIYKYNNVNKNLIRVKDLHIPRIIDAFVEQMFNSLWIILRLTSQTLVLHYQPWQELQEYVLPATDVFALSWSPNNQLLLFLSSGVWNLNGLASPQNIIEIPLKGQVQTFVNGFDYFVKYTSSNNTILTKARYVGN, from the exons GTATCAATACACTAAACGGATTTAAagattttattcaattaaatttccgAAATGTCCGTGATGTCAACATTTTTTCTCTTAAAAATGGATACGAAGTAATTTGGTTCGCTGCGATTTTAGATGGCTTTGGAGTATCTCTACTTCAAATAAAT aaaGACTCTCTTTTTCACGTTACTGCTTATCCTGTAACTAATGGGACACGATTAATTGTAAATGAGTGCAATTATGGAACActcttaataattcaaaatcaGGATAATTCTATTCATGTTTTGCGCCTCAGTAAAGTTAATGATAAATACTATTTACAGTTAATTCAAGACTTGGAGTCCAATGATATTAGTCATTTAACAATATGGAATGGAATGAATCAATTACATCTAGCCATTTCATCACAGTCAAGTACCTCAATTTTCACCTGGTTTGGGGATTATTTTGATTTAGTACAAGTTATAAATCTTAACATCAAGAAATTAGTGCCTTTTCAAAACAAGGGATTCATGTATTTAGCAGCAACTGGATCTGTTACTCtgatttttaaacattttttaaaatccgATGAGTTTTTGGTAATACAGAAATTACCAGCAAGTAAAGATGTctcattttttcaattaaaagaaGGCCATTTTACAGATAACTATCTAAGCTTATCCACAGAGTCATCTGTTGTGATATACAAAGATATCCATGATCGGTTTGTACCATTTCAGCAGATTCCTTCTGGTAAACCTACAGTACCAATTGTTTCAAACAAAGcaattttattctttacttTACAAAAAGATACAGTATTGACTTATCAATACAATGGCTGGAGATTTATAGAATTGGATGTGAAATTGCACGGAGTTCATCGATTGCAGAAAGTTAATTTATATGGAAAACAACTGTtgctaatgaaatataaaaatgatacatgGGCACTGAAACAATTGATATGGACtaaaaggaaaatttataaaGATATACAAGAAGAAATCAAAGCATGGAATATTAAAGCTAAGAACATAGCtcagagaaaattaaatgaaattacaaaTCTAAACAATTCTGTTCAAATTTTGAATGGTCATATTGATCAGCTGTTTGTCCacaat GTAAATCAGCATAATTCAAAAGCATTAAAGAATGTATCAGTACAGTATAATAAAGTGAGTTCCAAGCTCCAAGAACAGAGTAGCGTTATAAATAATATGTGGCACTCGGGCAATGTAACTGTTACTTCTCTCCGCGCAAAGAAGGTTCAAATAAGATGTAAAACAACATGTAGGATTAATAAAGTAAACATTAAAGGCAATACCGATCTTCTGTTAAAGTTAAAAGTGCTGCCTAACAAAAATGAAGTGTCAAGCTTCAAGACATTGAAAGTTAAAGAGATCAAGAATTGGAAGTGtccaatttttaatttacttataGATAATATTGTTGTTAGTAAGTCAATAAATGGAATGTTATTggaaaatttacataaaaataccTTAAAAATAACTGGTAATCAAACAATCTTAG GGAGACACAGTTTTATCAGTATCAATGTTACAAATACTGTGATGCCGCTGAATATTGCTTCGTATTTTGCAAAGAAAGAAATACAAGCAAAAAAGGTGAAAGTTAAAGAATTAACTTTAACAGAAGGTGGAATTTTACTGCCATTAAATGGTTCGTCTACAGTGATCACCGGTTCGATAAGTGCATCTAGAATAACagtaaaagataaaattcGTTTACAAGGATCAGTAACAGGCAGCTGGGCAAAAAAGTATTCACCCATAAAATACATTCCCGATTCCATCAGCATATACCACGATGTTAATATAGAAAATGCTAGGATTGAAAATTTGCAATCTAcagatttaattaataataaaacaggATCAGTCAAGGATATTTTGTCAAATGCAATAACTTTGCATGAGAATGTACCAGTATCCCTAGTATTTTCAAGCCAAAAAACG AAATGGAATAATATTACTATACACGGTCCTCAAAATTGGGTCACCGCAAATTCTCAAAATGTAATAACAGGAAAGAAGCACATGCTGCATAATGTAGAAATAACAAAGTTTTCCTATGAAAATTTGAGATTTCCACG gATTGAAACAGCCTTATGTGGTGCTTCTATAATTGTACCTGAGATCAAAGCTACAGTACTAACAGTAAATAATGTTACAGTGAAAAGTCTAACAAGTCCACATGTCTTTGGAAATTTAGCTGATAAATcaggatttatttttaaaccaCTTAATTCATCTGCTAAACGTTACTACTATTACTACAATGTTAAAgcgaaaaatatatttacatcaCACACCAGTAACATAAATTTAACAAGTAAAG caTTAGAACGATTTACAAATTCGTGGGTTGAACCTAACATTCTAAAAAGTTCAATTGAAGCAACAGATTTAACAATTAATGTTCTTCAATCGCCTATGAAATTTTATCCAAAGTGGTCCAGAGTAATAAGAAATGTGGtatcaaaaaaaaatatttatgtagGCAAcatcaataaaattaattttactgaTTTCTTAGTCAAAGCTATAAAGCTTGAGGATATAATATCTTTGAGAAACGTAACATTCA ATAATGGTTTCACTACGAATCACATACACATTTCCTATCCTTTATTACCATTAATTCCAACAGATAAAGATCTTAATCttcataaaaaaagaatttctgGAAATATAGAAGCTAATGTGATAAATCTACCTTACGTTTTTGGACTCGAGAAAAATCCTACCTCTgctaatattattattaaaggaTCAGCAACATTTCCAACCGAGCCAAACatacataatataaataaaaataatttaaaagacTTGTTTATGCGAACGTGGATAATAACAACTGCTACAACTTTTATTGGGAAAAATCTACATGTTACAGATGTTGTATTAAAGAGAAATATTACTATAAAT AATTCTACTAATATATTATATCGTGAAGcatggaaaaatatttcagaacGTGTTCTAAGTAAAACAAAAGTACAAACAATAATAGTTGATGCTTCTTTAAATACTGTAGAAACTAGTTCGATTGCAGGTTcaaatacttcaacaatagTGTCTTCAGTCTCagattttaattatatgtttaataattctttaatGAAAGGTAGAGCACAAGATGTGAAGGCAAAATGGacatttgataaattaataattctag GTAAAATGAAtgcaagaaagaaaattaataatatgaaTCTTAAAAGGGATGTTATGAGATATGATGctaaaagaaatattgtaaCAGGAAAGAAAACGGTGCTAATTTTGACTACAAAAAATTTGAATGGTTTAAATTTTGCTGAATGGGCTGATAGTGCTTTAATACCAAAAGAGAATCGTGTAATAATCAAAGGGCAGAAGCATTTTCTAACTGCTGCGTTCAACGATATAAC CTTATCTGGCACTATAATGGGGCACTCTGTGGATGAAGCATTATTACAATTCACAAACCAAACAATACATGgtcaaaaaataattcatgGATCTATTCGTGTATCAAGAATTTTTATTGATGGTCTAGTGAATGATGTAAATTTAACTAGCTTAATAGACCATCAATTAAAGAAACAAAGTTCATTgcaaaaaatagaaacaacTATTGagttacaaaaaaaattaattataactgGAAATCTCATCGTTAATGATACTTATGGAGGAGCAAACATGAAGAACTTTGAAAAAAGTTATTCATATATACCATTTATTACTGATAAATCAAATAACTACTCAAAAATAGCTGAAACAATTAATCTAGCATTGAGAA ATCATGCTAATTACATAAACAAATtggaaattgtaaaaaatattaccAGTATTTCTCGTCAAGGTACAATAATGCAAAGAGAACAGTGTAAAGTTAGAAATTTCTCTAAATATTGTGTAAGTGAACATATAGAAAATATCGTCTTTCGATCAAGCACAAAAAACTCTATActaataaaatcaattttcctGGAAGAAACCGAGTTTGTTGTCTGGATAAAATTCCATTTCGtttctatttataaatataataatgtaaacaaGAATCTTATTCGTGTAAAAG ATTTACATATTCCAAGAATAATAGACGCCTTTGTAGAACAAATGTTTAATTCTTTATGGATCATTTTACGATTAACTTCGCAAACTTTGGTGTTACATTATCAGCCGTGGCAAGAGTTACAAGAATACGTGTTACCAGCGACGGACGTATTTGCACTGAGCTGGTCTCCGAATAATcagttattattattcttatcgAGCGGTGTTTGGAATCTCAATGGTCTCGCCAGCCCccaaaatattattgaaattccTTTGAAAGGACAGGTACAAACTTTTGTTAATGGCTTCGATTATTTTGTCAAATATACTTCAAGTAATAATACCATTTTAACGAAAGCTCGATACGTAGGAAATTGA
- the LOC114880051 gene encoding testis-specific serine/threonine-protein kinase 6-like, which produces MTDLNQTPSEEAVLLARGYKFVKKLGEGSYAKVYLAEYKPETEPERCSTLACKVINTVNAPKDFVRKFLPRELDILAKLNHPHVVHVHSIFQRRSKYFIFMRYAENGDLLDFVLKNGAVAEGQARVWLRQLALGLQYLHEMEIAHRDMKCENVLLTSNHNVKLADFGFARYVIDNRGKRILSDTYCGSLSYAAPEILRASPYNPKMADVWSLGVILYILLNKAMPFDDTDIKSLYEQQTNRKWKFRSKVAGSLSEHVKKLVTHLLEPDPHKRWKLTQVINSDWIAMDPRLLVLTPAEQIALNNAIEEKKKLEGKFIQTDPKLFKVEEKKTPDADTAKTKAEVTVIKKAAKAVMSSITTGSIFKK; this is translated from the exons ATGACGGATTTGAATCAGACACCATCTGAGGAAGCTGTTCTACTCGCAAGAGGctacaaatttgtaaaaaagtTGGGCGAAGGTTCTTATGCTAAA GTATATCTCGCTGAATACAAACCAGAAACCGAGCCCGAAAGGTGCAGCACGTTGGCTTGTAAAGTAATAAACACTGTAAACGCCCCGAAAGACTTTGTTCGAAAATTTCTACCCCGTGAACTGGACATCTTGGCAAAGTTGAATCACCCTCACGTAGTGCACGTGCACAGTATATTCCAGAGGCGatcgaaatattttatattcatgCGTTACGCCGAGAACGGCGACCTTCTTGATTTCGTCCTGAAGAATGGCGCGGTTGCAGAGGGACAGGCGCGTGTGTGGCTCCGGCAGCTTGCACTGG GTCTACAATATCTTCATGAAATGGAAATTGCCCACCGAGACATGAAATGTGAAAACGTTCTCCTTACATCGAATCACAACGTCAAGCTCGCCGATTTCGGTTTCGCTCGTTACGTGATAGACAATCGTGGTAAACGAATATTAAGCGACACCTACTGCGGTTCTTTGTCTTATGCCGCTCCAGAAATTCTTCGTGCCTCTCCGTACAACCCTAAGATGGCTGATGTTTGGTCCCTCGGCGTCATTCTATACATTTTACTGAATAAAGCAATGCCCTTTGACGACACCGATATCAAGAGTCTCTATGAACAGCAGACGAATCGTAAATGGAAGTTTCGGAGTAAAGTTGCTGGCAGTTTGAGCGAGCATGTCAAGAAACTGGTAACGCATCTTCTTGAGCCTGATCCCCATAAACGTTGGAAGCTGACTCAAGTAATTAACAGCGATTGGATCGCTATGGATCCACGACTTCTGGTGCTCACACCAGCTGAGCAAATTGCCCTTAACAATGCTAttgaagagaagaaaaaattggAAGGAAAATTTATACAGACAGATCCA aAACTGTTCAAGGTGGAGGAGAAGAAGACACCAGACGCAGACACGGCTAAAACGAAAGCAGAAGTTACAGTGATCAAGAAAGCTGCAAaa GCAGTAATGTCTTCCATTACAACTGGATCTATTTTTAAGAAGTAA
- the LOC114880081 gene encoding 40S ribosomal protein S2-like, translating to MADNAPAARGGFRGGFGSRGGDRGGPRGRGRGGRGRGRGRGRGKEDSKEWIPVTKLGRLVRDGKIESLEHIYLFSLPIKEYEIIDKFLGPELKDEVLKIMPVQKQTRAGQRTRFKAFVAIGDYKGHIGLGVKCSKEVATAIRGAIILAKLSVVPVRRGYWGNKIGDPHTVPCKVTGKCGSVQVRLIPAPRGTGIVSAPVPKKLLQMAGIEDCYTSARGSTCTLGNFAKATYAAIAKTYAYLTPDLWHDQALRKAPYQEFADFLSKNHKAVGGQRSAEVV from the exons ATGGCGGACAACGCTCCAGCCGCGCGTGGAGGTTTTCGTGGAGGGTTTGGCTCTCGCGGTGGTGATCGCGGTGGCCCAAGAGGTAGAGGACGCGGAGGCAGAGGAAGAGGACGCGGCCGTGGACGTGGTAAAGAAGACAGCAAAGAATGGATTCCAGTGACTAAGCTTGGCCGTCTCGTCAGAGATGGAAAGATTGAATCGTTGGAACACatctatcttttttctttacctATCAAAGAATACGAAATCATTGATAAGTTCCTTGGACCTGAATTAAAAGATGAGGTCTTGAAGATCATGCCTGTTCAGAAGCAAACTAGAGCTGGTCAACGTACACGTTTTAAG GCTTTTGTAGCCATCGGTGACTATAAGGGTCACATTGGTTTGGGTGTGAAATGTTCCAAAGAAGTAGCTACTGCTATCCGTGGTGCTATTATCTTAGCTAAGCTTTCGGTTGTACCTGTACGCCGTGGTTATTGGGGAAACAAAATTGGTGATCCTCATACTGTACCCTGCAAGGTCACGGGTAAATGTGGATCTGTTCAGGTGCGTTTAATCCCAGCCCCAAGAGGTACAGGCATTGTTTCTGCACCTGTACCTAAGAAATTACTGCAGATGGCTGGTATAGAAGATTGCTATACATCTGCAAGAGGATCAACCTGTACTCTTGGCAACTTTGCCAAAGCCACCTATGCTGCTATTGCCAAGACTTATGCATACTTAACACCAGATCTTTGGCATGATCAGGCATTGAGGAAGGCACCCTATCAAGAATTTGCTGATTTCTTATCTAAGAACCATAAAGCTGTGGGTGGACAGAGGTCTGCTGaggttgtttaa
- the LOC114880091 gene encoding probable DNA-directed RNA polymerases I and III subunit RPAC2: MGRLAEVASEHSSEQNKTFVFMNEGYTLGNALVTVISQNPDVEFCACFVNHPAEGNIYLRIQAKKGKAVDILRKGLQDFEKICDYTLETFNSASEQFKSSKDTSVDST, encoded by the exons ATGGGACGGCTGGCTGAG GTAGCTAGTGAACACTCGTCTGAACAAAACAAGACTTTTGTGTTTATGAATGAAGGTTACACCTTAGGAAACGCTTTGGTGACTGTAATTTCACAAAA TCCTGATGTGGAGTTTTGTGCTTGTTTCGTCAATCACCCGGCCGagggaaatatttatttgagaATTCAAGCAAAGAAGGGAAAAGCTGTTGATATACTAAGGAAAGGATTACAagactttgaaaaaatttgtGACTACACTTTAGAAACTTTCAATAGTGCTTCTGAACaatttaaaagttccaaagATACATCTGTTGATAGCACGTGA
- the LOC114880083 gene encoding growth arrest and DNA damage-inducible proteins-interacting protein 1, which produces MSLKELFFKLSLQLKIQHVIGKRCFSSKPVKDILETVEETPIYIEEKDEHAGLEEKRNKSRLNPPHRNMLHDLKPYDESQAWYHDTVKYKKRILGRYGIEALGRPAGLAWPTPEEVKEMKDYEKIAFPLTIQERLSKIKEKKRLNEERIMARQQEIGKKMANMNKMIADIQGKVAEKEAKLLSAQMTKERKIEEIRRKLLAEGHVSTDRIEEELTQMEKTEKKKKKEARKTKLLEKQKEWAMKLMQEAKQEGQKDETVEDKEKTKEDN; this is translated from the exons ATGTCTCTTAAGGAATTATTCTTTAAATTAtcattacaattaaaaattcaacatGTTATTGGCAAAAGATGTTTCTCTTCAAAACCAGTAAAGGATATTCTTGAAACTGTTGAAGAAACACCAATTTATATAGAGGAAAAAGATGAGCATGCCGGActagaagagaaaaggaataaATCAAGATTAAATCCACCACACAGAAATATGTTACATGATCTAAAACCATATGATGAATCTCAGGCTTGGTATCATGATAcagtgaaatataaaaaacgaATATTAGGTAGGTACGGCATTGAAGCTTTAGGAAGACCTGCAGGACTGGCATGGCCTACACCTGAAGAAGTGAAAGAGATGAAGGATTATGAAAAAATTGCTTTTCCATTAACAATTCAAGAGAGATTGAGTaagattaaagaaaaaaagagactGAACGAAGAAAGGATAATGGCTAG ACAACAAGAGATTGGCAAGAAAATGGCAAACATGAATAAAATGATAGCCGATATACAAGGAAAGGTTGCCGAAAAGGAAGCAAAATTGTTGTCAGCTCAGATGACAAAGGAACGTAAAATCGAAGAAATTAGACGTAAATTACTGGCTGAAGGCCATGTAAGCACAGACAGAATTGAAGAAGAATTGACTCAAATGGAGAAaacagaaaagaagaagaagaaagaggctAGGAAAACCAAATTACTCGAAAAACAAAAGGAATGGGCAATGAAATTGATGCAGGAGGCTAAGCAAGAAGGTCAAAAAGACGAAACGGTAGAAGATAAAGAAAAGACAAAAgaagataattga
- the LOC114880071 gene encoding uncharacterized protein LOC114880071 → MIGPSSGTGGVSEHEVSDNQSRSGKKRIFEDLDIENFCEEVQNSRKRYQYQEIETPMEMVASNQGISDTAAFFSPLSSQEVVDECPVARLEVLLVDGTNYTWTTVSELESQQNVTEVATSPSASSSSSEHRQEQVIQEVQIEEMSYPVGSDYWESVVTVPSLNLPQNKIGGSCNGQQQQQQFDDQETGNLSWLLDFKLDPFIEAADEKSTATTPARNNYIGNKAKINGRSYGSLCSNDVKRSYNENGSSHQDLNQSYSNFDNRNFASSRCNGPKKPPFTYTELIEHALRERGELTVSAIYQWISEHFPYYKSNDDRWKNSVRHNLSINPHFRKGSKAPHGAGHLWAIANRSGDSRPRQTINTSSSIKQVVKSAIEAENNWKNISQINPIDEVEAATASIIQQPSEEETENIVNSVTLEHCAEEILSGIKKEVEVQYLVPMMVSNNEHNNSTQSDQQTQELHYPVKESDFLNPVSKEVVAEECGLISEGYLVTDLNPTTLGLNIVEPEIITPENLFGEELSFQFYELSSPSQIQSA, encoded by the exons ATGATCGGACCGTCTTCGGGTACGGGAGGCGTTTCGGAGCACGAGGTGTCGGACAATCAGTCCAGATCGGGGAAGAAGCGTATCTTTGAAGACCTGGACATCGAGaacttctgcgaggaggtacAGAACAGTCGCAAGCGGTACCAGTATCAAGAGATAGAAACTCCGATGGAAATGGTCGCTTCTAATCAAGGGATAAGCGACACTGCAGCGTTTTTCTCGCCATTATCTAGTCAGGAAGTCGTGGACGAGTGTCCAGTAGCACGATTGGAAGTTCTATTGGTGGACGGTACGAATTACACTTGGACAACCGTCTCTGAACTGGAGTCTCAGCAGAACGTTACCGAAGTTGCGACCTCCCCCTCTGCGTCTTCCTCTTCCTCGGAGCACCGTCAGGAACAGGTGATCCAGGAAGTGCAGATAGAAGAAATGAGCTACCCAGTTGGCTCCGATTACTGGGAATCTGTTGTCACGGTGCCTTCATTGAATCTACCACAGAATAAAATTGGAGGATCTTGTAACGgccaacaacagcaacaacagttTGACGATCAAGAGACTGGGAACCTTTCCTGGTTGCTGGACTTCAAATTGGACCCCTTCATTGAAGCTGCGGATGAAAAGTCCACCGCGACAACACCCGCCAGAAACAATTACATTG GGAACAAGGCAAAAATAAACGGGCGTTCTTACGGATCTCTCTGTAGCAATGACGTTAAAAGAAGTTACAATGAGAATGGCTCGTCGCATCAGGATTTGAATCAGAGTTACTCGAATTTCGATAACAGAAACTTTGCCAGTTCACGGTGTAACGGGCCGAAGAAACCACCCTTCACGTACACAGAGCTCATTGAACACGCTCTTCGGGAAAGGGGAGAACTTACAGTATCAGCAATTTATCAGTGGATCTC tgAGCATTTTCCTTATTACAAAAGCAACGATGATCGTTGGAAAAACTCGGTGCGGCACAACCTTTCGATAAATCCTCACTTCAGAAAAGGATCAAAGGCACCTCATGGAGCTGGACACTTATGGGCTATTGCAAACAGATCCGGAGATTCTAGACCCAGACAAACTATCAACACTAGTTCTTCCATAAAACAAGTTGTTAAGAGCGCTATAGAAGCTGAGAataattggaaaaatattaG TCAAATCAATCCTATAGATGAGGTGGAAGCTGCAACTGCCAGCATTATACAACAACCTTCCGAGGAAGAGACCGAGAACATAGTGAATTCTGTAACATTGGAACATTGTGCAGAGGAAATCCTAAGtggtataaaaaaagaagtggAAGTCCAGTATCTTGTTCCTATGATGGTTTCCAACAATGAACATAATAATTCCACTCAATCTGATCAACAAACACAAGAACTTCATTATCCAGTAAAAGAGAGTG ATTTTCTTAATCCAGTGTCCAAGGAAGTAGTGGCAGAAGAATGTGGATTAATAAGCGAAGGGTATTTAGTTACAGACTTAAATCCCACAACCTTAGGTTTGAATATAGTTGAACCAGAAATTATCACACCGGAGAATCTATTTGGAGAAGAATTAAGTTTTCAGTTTTACGAATTGTCCTCTCCGTCACAGATTCAATCGGCCTGA
- the LOC114880087 gene encoding protein ILRUN produces the protein MNMDNDLDQHLLHQFSCLGTTDKEDLVKQLQRLLPGSQLNETTATFFLDMNNWNLQAAVCSYLDFESPVQNKFPCMTLICDSTIGEGEAIPPLTNFRKSWHIQNSGTEAWPDGVCLQHVGGVQMGECTRVPVPSLGPKETTEVSVNLQSPSNCGLFRSKWRMMVKSTETCFGDVIWILLVVSESGTLAVTQQLHQLSTTTETTNDTSTDVTTLSSDLTTLYPHGIP, from the exons ATGAACATGGACAACGATTTGGATCAGCATTTGTTGCACCAGTTCAGCTGTTTAGGTACAACCGACAAGGAAGATCTGGTGAAGCAATTACAGAGGCTACTGCCTGGTAGCCAGCTGAATGAAACAACAGCTACGTTTTTCCTTGATATGAACAACTG GAATCTTCAAGCAGCTGTATGCAGTTACTTAGACTTTGAGTCCCCAgttcaaaataaatttccttGTATGACATTAATATGCGATAGTACCATTGGTGAAGGAGAAGCAATACCACCTCTTACTAATTTTCGAAAATCATGGCATATACAAAACAGTGGTACAGAAGCATGGCCTGATGGAGTATGTCTACAGCATGTAGGAGGTGTACAAATGGGAGAATGTACAAGAGTACCAGTTCCATCTTTAGGACCCAAAGAAACAACAGAAGTAAGCGTGAACCTCCAAAGTCCTTCTAACTGTGGTCTGTTTCGAAGTAAATGGAGAATGATGGTGAAATCTACAGAAACCTGTTTTGGAG ATGTAATTTGGATACTGCTTGTAGTAAGTGAAAGTGGTACCTTAGCAGTTACTCAACAACTTCATCAGTTAAGTACAACAACTGAAACAACTAATGATACATCTACAGATGTAACAACATTATCCAGTGATTTAACAACATTGTACCCCCATGGTATTCCGTAA